A single Dunckerocampus dactyliophorus isolate RoL2022-P2 chromosome 2, RoL_Ddac_1.1, whole genome shotgun sequence DNA region contains:
- the LOC129173569 gene encoding kelch-like protein 10 — protein sequence MSYNGKVSYKSGSVYNELRRTRELSDAILIVDKVEFQIHKIILCNCSPYFGELFLRWSTPDQKVYVIHGPTPPLMQLLIDFAYTGSVSVTKDNVKDLLVAADKFNVTGIVQTCCTFLTEQLCPENCIGIWQFTKNCYTPELQLKAYQYILYHFEEVATADELRQLSTQDFCDIIDRDDLIVKKENIVYEAILHWIAHAPGERSENIAVLLAKVRLALMSQEFITINVLTNQLVQNSSKCLDMVAFATRVRRHMTSNSLSGYCNLVARPRLPSAILLAIGGWSDANPTHHIEAYDVQANCWDYLVESMQQPRAYCGAAFLNDSIYCVGGFGGAVHYNTVSCFDLTTRTWKEVAPMHYHRCYVSVTVLNGCIYALGGYDGRARLRAAEYYRPETNQWTLIANMHEKRSNASCTTLNNKVYICGGFNGNEFLQTAEYYSPETNEWTMMTPMSSRRSGIGVIGFADHIYAVGGYDGDVRLASAEAYNPRTNNWIILPPMQCPRSNFGIEVVEDRLFVAGGYNGVSTINHVEYYDLSTGLWSPASDMGISRNALTCCVITGFRNVSQYAMLRNNLPVLLLEDDLTKEDSI from the exons ATGAGTTACAATGGTAAAGTTTCATACAAGTCTGGCTCTGTGTATAATGAACTACGCCGAACAAGAGAACTTAGCGATGCAATCCTTATAGTGGACAAAGTTGAGTTTCAAATCCATAAAATCATCCTTTGCAACTGCAGCCCATACTTTGG AGAACTTTTTCTGCGATGGTCAACCCCAGACCAGAAGGTCTATGTCATACATGGTCCAACACCTCCCTTAATGCAGCTCCTCATTGACTTTGCATACACAGGCTCTGTGTCAGTGACAAAAGACAATGTTAAGGATCTGTTAGTAGCAGCTGATAAGTTCAATGTGACAGGCATTGTTCAAACCTGCTGTACATTTCTAACAGAACAGCTCTGCCCAGAGAACTGCATTGGCATCTGGCAGTTCACAAAGAACTGTTACACCCCAGAGCTGCAGCTCAAGGCCTACCAATACATCCTTTACCACTTTGAGGAAGTTGCAACCGCTGATGAGTTGCGGCAACTGTCTACGCAGGACTTCTGTGACATCATTGACAGAGATGACCTGATagtgaaaaaggaaaacattgtTTATGAGGCCATCCTCCACTGGATTGCACACGCACCAGGAGAGCGTAGCGAAAACATTGCAGTGCTCCTGGCAAAG GTGCGTTTAGCGCTGATGAGTCAGGAATTCATCACCATCAATGTGTTGACCAATCAGCTGGTGCAGAACAGCAGCAAATGTCTCGACATGGTTGCTTTTGCTACACGAGTGAGGCGACACATGACATCAAACTCTCTATCTGGATATTGCAACCTTGTCGCCCGTCCTCGCCTACCTTCTGCCATCCTGTTGGCGATTGGAGGCTGGAGTGATGCAAATCCAACACACCACATTGAGGCATATGATGTGCAAGCCAACTGTTGGGACTATCTTGTAGAGAGTATGCAACAACCCCGCGCTTACTGCGGTGCTGCCTTTCTCAATGACTCCATCTACTGTGTGGGTGGCTTTGGTGGCGCTGTACATTACAATACTGTCAGCTGCTTTGACCTGACCACACGCACGTGGAAGGAAGTGGCGCCCATGCACTACCATCGCTGTTATGTGAGCGTGACTGTGCTAAATGGATGCATCTACGCATTAGGAGGCTATGATGGAcgtgcaagactaagagctgctGAATACTACAGACCTGAGACCAACCAATGGACTCTTATTGCTAACATGCATGAAAAGAGGAGTAATGCCAGTTGCACAACCCTCAACAACAAG GTTTACATTTGTGGTGGTTTTAATGGAAATGAGTTCTTGCAAACAGCAGAGTATTACAGCCCAGAAACCAATGAGTGGACAATGATGACCCCAATGAGCAGCCGTCGTAGTGGAATTGGAGTCATTGGGTTTGCTGACCATATTTATGCA GTTGGCGGTTATGATGGTGATGTGCGTCTGGCCAGTGCCGAGGCTTACAACCCCCGAACCAACAACTGGATCATCTTGCCCCCCATGCAATGCCCCAGAAGCAACTTTGGCATTGAAGTAGTTGAGGATCGCCTCTTTGTTGCTGGAGGTTACAATGGCGTCTCCACAATCAACCACGTTGAGTACTACGACCTATCGACTGGTCTGTGGTCTCCGGCCAGTGACATGGGGATCTCCCGTAACGCTTTGACTTGCTGTGTAATCACTGGATTTCGCAATGTGAGCCAGTATGCTATGCTTCGGAACAATTTACCAGTGCTGTTGTTGGAAGACGATCTGACAAAGGAGGACTCTATCTAG